The Streptomyces sp. BHT-5-2 genomic interval TTGACGGCCAGGTCCTCGGCCACCGCCTCCACGGCCAGGTCGACGTCGGCGAAGGCGTCCAGCGAACCGGCCGGGGTGATCGCCGCGAGTGCCGCGTCGCGTGCCTCGGCGGTCAGCCGGCCCTTGTCCACCGAGCGGGCCAGCGACTTCGCGATCCGGTCCTTGGCCCGCTCCGCCTTCTCCTGGCCGCGGGCGGCGAGCACCACGGCGAAGCCCGCCTTGGCGAACACCTCGGCGATGCCGCTCGCCATCGTCCCGGAGCCGGCGACGCCGACGCTGCGGACCGGGCGGCCGGCCGCCGCGCCGCCTTCGGCGCCGTCCGCCGGGGTCTGGGCGTCCGGCACGACCGTCGCGGAGCCGGGCGCCTCGTAGGTGTAGAAGCCGCGGCCCGCCTTGCGGCCGGTCAGGCCCGCGTCGGCGAGCTGGCCGAGGATCGGCGCGGGCGCGTGCAGCCGGTCGCGGGACTCGGCGTACATGGCCTCCAGGACCGTGCGGGCGGTGTCCACGCCGATCAGGTCGAGCAGGGCCAGCGGCCCCATCGGCAGGCCGCAGCCGAGCCGCATCGCCGCGTCGATGTCCTCGCGGGTGGCGTACTTTGACTCGTACATCGCGGCGGCCTGGTTGAGGTAGCCGAAGAGCAGGCCGTCGGCGACGAAGCCGGGGCGGTCGCCCACCGCGATCGGGTCCTTGCCCAGCTCGTGGGCGAGGGTGGTGACGGCCGCGACGGCGGTCGGCGCGGTCAGCACCGAGGAGACCACCTCGACGAGCTTCATGGCCGGCGCCGGGTTGAAGAAGTGGACGCCGAGCACCCGCTCGGGGCGCAGCGAGTCGGCGGCGAGCCGGGTCACCGACAGTGCGTTGGTGCCGGTAGCGAGGATGGTGTCGGGGCGGACGATGCCGTCCAGCGCGGCGAAGACCTCCCGCTTGAGCTCGTAGTCCTCCGGCACCACCTCGATGACGAGGTCGGCGTCCCGGGCGGCCCGCAGCTCGCCGAACGTGCGGAAGCGGGACAGCGCGTCCTGGCGCTCCCGTTCGGTCATCCGCTCGCGCCGCACGGCGCGGGCGGTGGTGGCTTCGAGGGCGGTGCGGGCCCGGCGCACGGCCGCTTCGTCGGTGTCGATGCCGATGACCTCGCGGCCGGCCCGGGTCAGCACCTCGGCGATGCCGGTGCCCATGGTGCCCAGGCCGACGACGGCGATGGTGGCGAGGGCCGGCGAGGCGGGTGCGGCCGGCGGCGCTGCGGCGGGTGCGGCGGAGGGGGCAGTGGCGGGATCAGGGGTGGACTGACGGCCCATCGCGAGACTCCTGAGGGTGTTCCCCTGCGGCAGGGGAGAACGTGACGACTGAGGGGTTGAGGCGCACCGGTGCGTCCTGCGGCGACACGTGGCCGACCGGCGGCAGAAAGGCCGCGGAATGCCACGGCACTGCGGGCAGCGCCTGCGGTGGAGGAGCGCTGCCGGCCCTGTCCCGAGGCCGTGGCGCTTCCCCCCTGAGGGGCGTGCTGTGAGGATGTCTCGCGCGGGCTGCCGTGCCCGCGCGGACGGTGGTGCTGGGTGGTGTGCCGAACCGACGTCACACTCCGGCGGCTGCGTCACCAGGCCGCCCGAGCAGGGGTGCTGCTCGTTCCAGCAGGTTAACCGGTGGGTAACCGTAGCGCCAGGGGTAATGCGGGTCATTAGGTTGTGGTGCCGGCCACGCCCTGCGAACCAGGGCGGCCGGCAGGAGGGGAGCGGCAAATGGAAGACGAATTCCACGAGTTGACGGACCGGGTGCGGGCCGAACTCCGTTCCCCGCAGGATCTGGTCGCCTACGAGCGGCTGCTCGGGCTGGCCCGCAAGAACAGCCCCGCCGGACGCGAGGAACTCGCCCGGATGCTGACCGCGGTGGAGCGCCCCCTGTGGGCCCGGGAGATCGCCGCCTTCATCCTCGGCTGCGCCGGCGACAAGCGCGCCTTCGAGACCCTGGTCTTACTGCTCAACTACCGCGAACCGGTCCGCTGTGCCACCGCCGCGCACGCCCTCGGCAGGCTCAACGACCCCCGCACCGCCCGCGCCGCGGCCGCCCTCGCCACCAACCCGCTGCGCACCGCCTACGCCCTGCACCCCGTCCGGCTGCTCGTCGAGCTCCGCGCCCCGCAGTCCGTCCCCGCCCTGGTCGCCACCCTGGAACGGCTGTTGACCCCGCACACCCCGTACTGGCGTGTGGCGCTGGCCTGTGTGGAGGGCCTGGGCGCGCTCGGCGACAAACGGGCGGTGCCGGCGCTGCGGGCGGCCACCGGCCACCCCCGGCTCGCCGCGGCCGCCGCCGCGTCGCTGGCCCGGCTGGGCGTCCACGAGGACCCGCCCGTCCCGGGCCCGGGCGGGGCGCCGGCCGAGGGCGCGGCGGGAAGGGCGGACGGCACCGGTCCGGCCGGTTGAAGGCGCGGGTGCGGACCACCGGCCCAGGGGAGCGGACGCGGACAATCGGCTTACGGGAGCGGGCGCCGGTAGCGCACCTCCGGGACGCGCCACCCGCCCACGTCATACGCCTCCTCGGCCCCGTCCGGTGCAAAACCGGCCCGCTCGTAGAACCGCCGGGCGCGGGCATTGCCCCGGACCACCCACAAGGACAGCGTGCCGAACCCGCGGGCCCCGGCCCGGGCCGTCCCGGCCGCCAGCAGTGCGCGGCCGACACCCGTCCCGAGCAGCGCCGGTGTCACATAGAGGGCCAGCACCTCGGCCGCGGGCGGTGCTCCGGCCGGCAGAGCGCCGCCCGGCGCGAGATCGGTGTCCCGGGCGGGCCCGGCGGCCAGCCAGCCCACGACCTCGCCGCCCCGCTCCGCCACCTGCTCCCACGCCTCGGGCCGACGGCGCGCGAACCGCTCTCGGCGCCTGCGGGCGTCCTCCGCCACGCTCAACGCGTCCAGATACGCCTGCGGCATCAGCCCCCGGTACGCCGCCTCCCAGCCTTGGACCCGCACCGCCGAGACCGCGTCGACATCGGCCTCCGTCATGTCCCGTAGTCCGACTCCCCGCGGTGGCTGCCCATTTGTACCCTCGCGAGCCCCGTCCGCACCCCGCACTTCGGCCCCTGTCATGTCCGCCTCCCCGGTCCGGTCCCTGCCGCAGAGGGTCGAAGGCGCGGTGGACATCGGTCAACCGGGATTTCCCACCGGACGGCCGCCCTCCGGACACGGCGCTTGACCCTGCCCCTGGGGACAGGGTTCGAGACTTCCCGCATGGCACACACACCTCTGGAGACCACCCGCGTCCCGCACGCCCCGCACCGGGTCGTCGTCATCACCGGGGCCGGCACCGGCATCGGCCGGGCCACCGCCCGCGCGTTCGCCGCGGAAGGGGCGCACGTGGTGGCCGTGGGCCGCCGCCCCGGGCCGCTGGCGGAGACCGCCGCCCTCGCCGCCGGCACCGACGGAGCGGTCACCCCGTACGCCGCCGACATCACCGCGGACGGCGCGCCCGAGGCCGTCGTCCGGCATGCCGTGGAGACCTACGGGCGGCTGGACGTCCTGGTCAACAACGCCGCGGTGGTCGGCGACGGCGCCCTCGGCAGCCACACCAAGGAGTCCATGGCGTCCCAGATGGCGACCAACCTGATCGCACCCGTCCTGCTGACCCAGGAGGCGCTGCCCCAACTGGAGCGCGCCGGCGGGGTCGTGGTGAACATCAGCACCTCGGTGGGTCAGCGCGGCTGGCCCGGCAACTCCGTCTACGCCGCCACCAAGACCGGCCTGGAACTGCTCACCCGCAGCTGGGCGGTGGAGCTGGCGCCGCGCGGCGTGCGGGTGGTGGGCGTGGCACCCGGTGCGATCGACACCCCGATCGGGGACCACCAGGGCTTGACCCCGGAACGCCGGGCGGCCGTGCGCGCCTGGCAGATCGAGCACACCCCGATGGGTCGCATCGGCCGCCCCGAGGAGGTGGCCTGGGCCGTCACCCGCCTCGCCGCCCCGGAAGCGGCCTTTGTGACCGGGGTGATCCTCCCCGTGGACGGGGGCGCGGTGGTCGGCTGAACGGGGCCGGTAGCGTACGTCCGGGCCGGGAGGAGCGGCCGGACGCGGTGCGGCCGGCCCGGAGGACGGGAGGCGATCCGTGCGGATCGGAGAGCTGGCGGACCGTACGGGGACGACGCCGCGGGCGCTGCGCAAGTACGAGACCGCGGGCCTGATCGGCTCGCAACGGGCGGCGAACGGCTACCGGGTCTACGACGACCGCGCCGCAGTCCGGGTCCGCAACATCAGGTACCTGTTGGACGCCGGCCTCACCCTCGCCGACGTCGACTGCTTCCGGGGCTGCCTGGACGGCGACCTGTCCACCGCGCCGCCCTCGCCGGAGGGCCTGCGGATCGCCCGCGAGCGGCTCGCCGTCATCGACCGGCGGATCGCCGCCCAGACGGCCGCCCGCGACCGCCTGGCCCGCGCCCTGGACACCGCCCCGCCCGCGGCCGCCACGGGCGCCTGAGGGGCCGGAGGCGGCGCTACAGCAGCGTCAACTGCGTCGCCTGCGGGCCGTGTTGGGAGACCTCGTCGGGCTGGGCCGCCTCCTCGGTCCTCGGCGGTATCCGCCGTGCCCGTCCCGGCCGGAACGGCCCGAGACCGTACTCGGCCGCCAGCTCGTGGACCTGCCGGGTGATCCGGCGCTGGTACCACGTGGGGGCGTAGGAGCCGCCGCCGTACAGCGCCTCGTAGCGGCGCACCAGGTGCGGGTGGTGGTGGCCCAGCCAGGCCAGGAACCACTCGCGGGCGCCGGGCCGCAGATGGAGCACCAGCGGTGTGACCGAGTCGGCGCCGGCCTCTGCGACCGCCCGCACCGTGGCCCGCAGCTGCTCCGGCGCGTCGGACAGGAACGGGATCACCGGCGCCATCAGCACCCCGCAGGGGATGCCGTGGGAGGTGAGGGTCCGCACCACGTCGAGCCGCCGACCGGGCGCGGGCGTACCGGGCTCGACCGTCCGCCACAGTGCCTGGTCCAGGAAGCCGACGGAGACCGAGATGCCGATGTCGGTGACCTCGGCGGCCTGCCGCAGCAGCTCCAGGTCGCGCAGGATCAGGGTGCCCTTGGTGAGGATCGAGAACGGGTTGGCGCGGTCCCGGAGCGCGGTGATGATGCCGGGCATCAACTGGTAGCGGCCCTCGGCCCGTTGGTAGCAGTCGACGTTGGTGCCCATCGCGATGTGGTCGCCGCGCCAGCGGGCCGCGGCCAGCTCCCGGCGCAGCAGCTCCGGGGCGTTGACCTTGACCACGATCTGGGAGTCGAAGCCGAGACCGGTGTCCAGGTCCAGATAGCTGTGCGTCCTGCGGGCGAAGCAGTAGACGCAGGCGTGGCTGCACCCGCGATACGGGTTCACGGTCCATTCGAACGGCATACGGGAGGCGCCTGGCACGCGGTTGACGATGGAGCGGGCGCGCACCTCGTGGAAGGTGATGCCGCGGAACTCGGGGGTGTCCACCGTTCGGGTGACGACATCCGTACCGAACAGGGCGGACGGGCCTTCTCCCAGTTTGTCCCAGCGCATCGGGCCTCCTGTTGTGATCCTGGCGAGCCCCCCACCTCGCTAATAGAACACATGTTCGCGCCGAGGGTGTCAACCCGGATTTGGGCCCGCTGCCCAGTGGTGGTTGGCTTGGCCGCGCGCACCGCAGGTTGGCGGCGCACTCAGGTCCGGCAGCCGACTACTGGAGGAAGACACACATGGGGCAGGTAGAGGCCACCACGCAGCGCGAGATCGCGGCGGACCCGGAGGACGTGTTCGACGCCCTCGCCGACTACAGCGGCACGCGTCGGCAGCTGCTGCCCGAGCACTTCAGCGAGTACGAGGTCCGCGAGGGCGGCGACGGCAAGGGCACCCTGGTCCACTGGAAGCTCCAGGCCACCAGCAAGCGGGTCCGGGACTGCCTGCTGGAGGTGGACGAGCCCACCGACGGCCAGTTGGTGGAGAAGGACCGCAACTCCTCGATGGTGACCACCTGGGTCGTCACCCCGGCCGGGGAGCAGCGTGCCAGGGTCGTCGTCACCACCACCTGGCAGGGCGCCACCGGCATCGGCGGTTTCTTCGAGCGGACCTTCGCCCCCAAGGGGCTCGCCCGCATCTACGACGCGCTCCTCGCCAACCTCGCGGCCCACATGGAGAAGTGAGAAGCGTCGCCCCGTAAACCGCTCGGGGTGTTTTCATGCTCACCGGATCGGGTGGTTTTCATCGCTCGGGGCCGTCCGCTCTCCCGGGCGGCCCGCCGGCCGGAAACCCCTGATGGGAGCCCAAGTGCCTCACCCCGCACGGCACTTGACGTCCGTTCCCGCCCACCCTGCGCCGATCCTCCTCGGTTGAGCGCTGTTGTCGCCCGGTGCGAGAAACGGGCGCCCGTAGCAGCGTGACGAAGGGGAGCGGGACGTGGGCGGGACCACCCTGGGCGAACGCGACCGGCCCACCGAGGCACCCGCCGTCGAATACCGGGCCTCTCCGGGGCTTCGGCGCTAGCCGAATGAGCTCAGATTGGTGCAGGGGCTCCACAGTTGGCACCGTCGAGCCCCCGACTCCCCGAATGGTGCGGCTACTTCTCCATGCGGGCGGCGAGGATCGCGGCCACTTCCTTGGCGACGAACGCCTCGGCGGCCGCCTTGTCGACGCCGAGGCCGCTGAGCGGACCGGAGCCGTTCTCCTGCTCCAGCAGGGCCAGTAGGAGGTGTTCGGTGCCGATGTAGTTGTGACCCAGCCGCAGGGCCTCCCGGTAGGTGAGTTCCAGGGCCTTCCGGGACTGGGCGTCGAACGGGGTGAGGGCGGGCAGGGACTCGGCCGCAGGCGGCAGCGCCGCGGTCGCCGCCTCGCGGAGCGCCTCCGCGGTCACGCCCTGTGCGGCGATGGCCCGCATGGCGAGCGCCTCCGGTTCGCAGAGCAGGCCGAGCACCAGGTGCTCGGGGCGGATCTCGTCGTTGTGGGCCGCGTGGGCCTCGTTCTGCGACGCCACCACGACGTTCCGGGCGCGTTCGGTGAACCGGCTGAAGCCCTGGCCGGGACTGAGGTCGGACCCGCCGGCCGGGTCCTTGGGGACGAAGCGCTTCTGGGCGGCCTGCTTGGTGACGCCCATGCTCTTGCCGATGTCGGTCCAGGACGCGCCGGAGCGCCGGGCCTGGTCCACGAAGTGCCCGATGAGGTGGTCGGCCACCTCGCCGAGGTGGTCCGCGGCGATCACGGCGTCGGAGAGCTGCTCCAGTACGTCCGACTGGTTCTTCTTGATGGCCTCGATCAGATCGTCGAGACGGATGGGATGCGTCGTACGGACGGGTTCGGTCATGCGTCAACCATAAGTTGACGATCTCGGGAGCGTCAACCCTTGGTTGACGATCAGGTGTCGTCGCTCCTTCTGCGTTCGGCTCGTCGTCCCTGTGTGGTGTCCGACTCCTCGTGGTGCCCGACTCCTCGCCTCGGTGCGCGTCGCCGCTGTCCCGGCTACCGGCCGCCCGCCGCCAGATCCCGGTGGATGACCTTCGCCGCCGCCTCCACCGTGGCCACCCCGTGGTCCATGGTGTCGCTGCCGCTGGAGAGGACGGCCATCGAGTAGTCGTTGCCGCTGTCGGTGAACGAGCCGACGCTGTGCACCCGCCAGCCCTGGTCGGCGCGCGGCAGCCAGCCGTTCTTGAGGTACGCGGTGGCCGAGGCGGGCGCGCCCGCCGGCACGCCCCACCGCTGCTCGGGTACGACCCGCCGCATGAGGTCGAGGGCGTAGGCGCGGGACGTCGGGTCGAGCGCGTCGTTGTCCGAGGCCAGCAGGCGCATCAGGGTGAGCTGGTCGGCGGCGGTGATCTGGGTCAGGCCCCAGGCGCCGCCGGGCCCGGGCACCGTGTTCCGCATGCCTGCCAGGTCCAGGAAGTGCTGCACCCCGGACCGTCTGACCTGATGCCACAGGGCGTCGGTCGAGGCGTTGTCGGACTTGGTGATCATGGCGGTGGTCAGTGCGACCTCGTGCGCCGTCAGTGCGCGGTGCGCCTCCTCCGTCTGTCGCAGCAGTGCCCCGAGAACGGCGACCTTGACCACGCTCGCGGAGTCGAAGTGGGTGTCCGCCTGGAGCGTGCAGCTGGTGCCGGAGGTCCGGTCGTAGAGGGCGACCGCCGAGGTGCCCTGGCGCCCCTGGAGCGCGCCGGCGAGGTCGTGGGACAGGGTGAGGGCCAGGTCCGGGCGGTCGGAGGTGCAGACGACCTCGGCGCCGCCCACGGTGTCGCTGCCGGTGCTCGCCGAGGCGGGGGGCGCCGCGCCGCAGACCGTGAGCGCCGCTCCGGCGGCGATCAGGGCGGCCAGCCCGCGACGGGTCCGGCGAGTGCTGGGTGATCCGTGCATGAGGGGTTTCCTGTCCCGCTGCGGCGCCGCCCGCCCGGCTCCCCTGGGGGGCCCGCCCGGTATCCCACCGGCTGCGGCGATCAAGCGACGCCAGGTGCCCGACGACGGGCACCTCGCCAGAATGGCGGGCGATCGGCCGAGGGGAGAAGAGCGACCCGGTGTGACATTCGCTAACCGGACATCGAGGGCATTGCGCCTCGGGGTGCCCGTCGCCCACTCGGCGCTGTCATGTCCGCGCACCCCGCGGTCCGTTGTCGGGACGCCGACAACCTGCCTCCCCTGGGCCGCCGTTCAACGGCCACGGCCGCGCCTGCCGCCGTCATGCCCCGATCCGGCCCCGGTGCCACACCGCACCGGGGCTCGAACTCCCGCCCGCCTTACGGCAGCAACGGCCGGCCCGGGGCCATCCACCAAGCGGCCGTGGCCCCGGGGAGCGTCCCGGCCGGGCAGTCACCACTGGCCAGCAGCGGCACGCCGGGCACCGGGGCGGGCACCGACGCGGTGCCGAAGTTCACCGCGCACACCAGGCCGTCGCCGCGTTCGAACGCCAACACCTGTGGCGCCGACTCCAGCCAGCGCAGCGTGCCGTCGCCGAGCTGGGGAAGGCCCCGGCGCAACTGGAGCGCCTCGCGGTAGAGATGCCAGAAGGACCCGGTGTCGGCCACCGCCCGCTCCGCGGTGTGCTCGGCGAACGACGCGGGCTGCGGCAGCCACGTCCGCGCCGGCTCGCCCGTGCCGAAGCCGTACGGGGCATCCTCGCCCGACCAGGGCAGCGGCACCCGGCAGCCGTCCCGGATGTGCTGCCGGCTGCCCGTGCGGTGGAAGATCGGGTCGGTGAGCACCTCGTCCGGCAGGTCGTCGACCTCGGGCAGGCCCAGCTCCTCGCCCTGGTAGACGTACGCGGCCCCGGGGAGGGCCAGCATCAGCAGCGCCGCGGCCCGGGCCCGGGCCGGACCCGACGCGGCCTCCGGCGTGCCCGGTTCGCCGGCGTAGCGGGTGACGGTCCGGACCTGGTCGTGGTTGTTGAGCACCCAGGTGACGGTGGAACCGGTGTCGGCGATGTCGGTCAGCGCCTCGGAGATCACCCGGCGGAAGAGGTCGACGTCCCAGCGCGCGGTCAGCAGGTGGAAGAAGAACGCCTGGTGCAGCTCGTCGGGCCGGACGTAGGCGGCCTGCTCGCCCGGGGTGCGCACCGAGACCTCGCCCACCAGCAGCCGGTCGTGGCCGTCCCGGGCGGTGTACTCCTCGCACAGTGCCCGCCAGTCGCGCCACACCTGGTGCACCTCGGGCTGGTTCCAGGCCAGCGGATTGACCGAGTCGCGGGTCCGCTCGTCGGCCGCCGGGTCGGGGGAGTCGGGGAGTTCGGGGTGCTTGAAGAGCCCGGCGGCGACGTCGATGCGGAAGCCGTCCGCCCCGCGGTCCAGCCAGAAGCGCAGCACCTTGTCGAAGTCGGCGGCGACATCGGGGTTGCGCCAGTTCAGGTCGGGCTGCTCGGGCGTGAACATGTGGAGGTACCACTGGCCGGGGGTGCCGTCCTCCTCGGTGATGCGGGACCAGGCGGGCCCGCCGAACATCGCCCGCCAGTTGTTGGGCGGCAGTTCACCGCTCTCCCCGAGGCCGTCGGCGAAGTGGAAGAGCGCACGGGACGGACCGCCCGGCCCCTCTTCCAACGCCGCCTGGAACCAGGGGTGTTCGCTGGAGCAGTGGTTGGGGACGATGTCCAACAGCACCTTCAGGCCGAGCCGGTGGGCGTCGGCCACCAGGCGGTCGAACTCGTCGAGATCACCGTAGGCCGGGTCCACTCCGCGGTAGTCCGCCACGTCGTAGCCGTGGTCGTGCTGCGGGGACGGGAAGAACGGGCTCAGCCAGATCCCGTCCACGCCGAGCTTCTTGAGGTACGGAAGACCGCCGCGGACCCCGGCGAGGTCTCCGGTACCGTCACCGGTGGTGTCGCGGAAGCTGCGTACGTAGACCTGGTAGATGACCGCATCGCGCCACCAGCGCTGGGCCGTGTCCTGGGCGGGGGTCGGTTGGCCGCGTTCTGCGGTGGCTGTGAACATCTGCCGGTTCCACTTCGTACGGCGCAAGTCGGCGCGGCGCCTTGCGAGTTGCTGTTATGCATGCATGTTAGGTAGCCGCGTCTTTTCGGTGTCAACTGAATGACGAAAGTCGAACGATACGTGCCCGGATTTGTGGGGAATGGCATCGGGATCCTGCACCGAACGGCCCCTGTTTCTTTCTCGTCTTCCCCCTGCTCAGAACCTCAACTCCCGTATGTGGCAGGCGAGTACGGGAGTGTGAACGGAGGTTGATGGTAGGGGCTGCGCCGCCTCGGGAGCCCGTCGGACGACGCGACGAGCTCCGTTCGCCTCCCGGTTGCCCAGGCCCGGTGTCGGCTGCCAGGACGCGCCGATGTATAGCTGTTGGCCATACAGGGGAGAGGGACAGCGGGCACGGAACACGGGCACGGACAACAGGCGACGACGGCACAGGGAGAGGGAAGGCGTGCGGTTGCCACTCCTGGCGCTGCTGGTCAGCGGACCCGCGCACGGCTATGAACTCAAACAGTCCCTGGAGGCACTCCTGGGCGCGGCCTACCCCCGGCCCAACGTCGGCCAGATATACGTCACCCTGGGGCGGCTGGAGAAGGCCGGCCTCATCGAGGGCGAGGAGGTCGAGCAGCCGGACCGCCCGAACAAGCGGACCTACCGGATCACCGCGGCCGGCCGGGAGACGGTGGCCGTGTGGTTCGAGGAGGCCACCGTCGAACCCCGCGTCCGCGACGAGTTCTTCATGAAACTGGCGCTCGCCACCCGCGCCGGGACCGCCGGCCGGACCTCCCTCATCAACCGGCAGCGCCGGCGCTACCTCAAGAGCCTGCGGGAGCTCTCCCGGATGGCGGCGTCCGAGGACCGTGACAACCGGGTCGCGCAGCTGCTCATAGAGGGCGCGATGCTGCACCTCCAGGCGGACCTGGAGTGGCTGCAGCGCTGCCAGGAGGAACTGGAATGAGGAGAAAGGTACTTGTGCTGCGGCGCGGCGGAGCTCGTGGTGCAGGGGCGCCCGCGCGGGCGGGTGTGGCCTGAAGCCTATGGCCGTGCGCCATGGATGATCTTCAGTGGTCTGGACCGCCGGAGTTTTCCACAGTCCTGGCAGGGGCGTTGGGCGCCGCGTAACGTGATCGGTCGAGGGCCGCGCCAAGCCCTCTCACCTGCGAGGGGGCTGATAGCAGTGAAGATCCTCATCTCCGCGGACATGGAGGGTGCCACGGGCGTGACATGGCCCGCCGACGTCCTGCCGGGCACCCCGCAGTGGGAGCGCTGCCGCCATATGTTCACCTCCGACGTGAACGCGGCCATCGCCGGTTTCTTCGCCGGCGGAGCGGACGAGGTGCTGGTCAACGAGGCCCATTGGACGATGCGCAACCTCCTGCTGGAACAGCTCGACGAGCGCGCCGAGATGCTGACCGGGCGCCACAAGGCGCTGAGCATGGTCGAGGGCGTCCAGCACGGCGACGTCGACGGCATCGCCTTCGTCGGCTACCACACCGGAGCCGGCACGGAGGGCGTTCTGGCACACACCTATCTGGCCAACACCCTCACCGGCGTCTGGGTGAACGGCACGCGGGCCAGCGAGGGCCATCTGAACTCCCTCGTCGTGGCCGAGTACGGCGTGCCCGTGGTGCTGGTCACGGGCGACGACCGGACGTGCGAGGACGCACAGGGGTACGCCCCGCGGGCGCCCGCCGTGGCGGTCAAGGACCACGTCTCCCGCTATGCGGCGGTGTGCCGGCCGCCGGCCCGTACGGCGGCCGGGATCCGGGACGCGGCCCGTAGGGGCGCCGCGCTCGCGGTGCGCCACGAGCCGGTCCGCGGCGGCCCGTTCCGGTTCGAGTTGGAGTTCGACGCCGAGCATCTGGTGGGCGCCGCGACATGCGTGCCCGGCGTGGAGCGCTGCGGTGAGCGCCGCGTCGCGTATACCAGTCAGGAGATGTACGACGCCATCCGGTGTTTCAAGGCGGTCACCACGGTCGTCTCGTCCGCCGTGGAGGAACAATATGGCTGAGATCGAATGTGCAGAGCACCCGTCCGCCCCGGAGACCGGGGCGGTGGATCAGCAGGCGCTGGACGAGGTGGTGCGGTTCACCTCGGACCTGATCCGCATCGACACCGCCAATGCCGGCGACGGCGGCTGCCGGGAGCGACCGGCCGCCGAGTACGTCGCCGAGCGGCTGGCCGACGTGGGCATCGAGCCGGTCCTGCTGGAGCGCACCCCGGGGCGCACCAATGTCGTCGCCCGCATCGAGGGCACCGACCCGTCCGCCGACGCCCTGCTGGTGCACGGGCATCTGGACGTGGTCCCCGCCGAGTCCGCCGACTGGCAGGTCCACCCCTTCTCGGGGGAGGTCCGCGACGGCGTGGTCTGGGGCCGCGGCGCCGTCGACATGAAGAACATGGACGCGATGATGCTCGCCGCCGTCCGGCAGTGGGCCCGCAGCGGGGTGCGCCCCCGGCGCGACATCGTGCTGGCGTTCACCGCCGACGAGGAGGCGAGCGCCGAGGACGGCTCGGGATTCCTGGCCGACCGGCACGCCGAGCTCTTCGAGGGCTGCACCGAGGGCATCAGCGAGTCGGGTGCCTTCACGTTCCACGCCGGCGGCGGCATGCGGATCTATCCGATCGCGGCCGGGGAGCGCGGCACCGCCTGGCTGAAGCTGACGGCCCGGGGCCGGGCCGGGCACGGCTCGAAGGTCAACCGCGACAACGCGGTCAGTCGGCTGGCCGACGCGGTGTCCCGGATCGGCGCGCACGACTGGCCGGTGCGGCTCACCCCCACCGTCCGGGCGGCGCTGCGCGAGCTCGCCGCGCTGCACGGCATCGACGTCGACCCCG includes:
- a CDS encoding 3-hydroxyacyl-CoA dehydrogenase family protein, with the protein product MGRQSTPDPATAPSAAPAAAPPAAPASPALATIAVVGLGTMGTGIAEVLTRAGREVIGIDTDEAAVRRARTALEATTARAVRRERMTERERQDALSRFRTFGELRAARDADLVIEVVPEDYELKREVFAALDGIVRPDTILATGTNALSVTRLAADSLRPERVLGVHFFNPAPAMKLVEVVSSVLTAPTAVAAVTTLAHELGKDPIAVGDRPGFVADGLLFGYLNQAAAMYESKYATREDIDAAMRLGCGLPMGPLALLDLIGVDTARTVLEAMYAESRDRLHAPAPILGQLADAGLTGRKAGRGFYTYEAPGSATVVPDAQTPADGAEGGAAAGRPVRSVGVAGSGTMASGIAEVFAKAGFAVVLAARGQEKAERAKDRIAKSLARSVDKGRLTAEARDAALAAITPAGSLDAFADVDLAVEAVAEDLAVKQQLFRTLDKVCKPGAVLATTTSSLPVVACARATSRPQDVIGMHFFNPAPAMKLVEVVRTVLTGDDVHATVRAVCTKVRKHPVDCGDRAGFIVNALLFPYLNNAVKMVQEHYASLDDIDAAMKLGGGYPMGPFELLDVVGLDVSLAIEKVLHAAFRDPGLAPAPLLEHLVAAGCLGRKTGRGFREYARR
- a CDS encoding HEAT repeat domain-containing protein — its product is MEDEFHELTDRVRAELRSPQDLVAYERLLGLARKNSPAGREELARMLTAVERPLWAREIAAFILGCAGDKRAFETLVLLLNYREPVRCATAAHALGRLNDPRTARAAAALATNPLRTAYALHPVRLLVELRAPQSVPALVATLERLLTPHTPYWRVALACVEGLGALGDKRAVPALRAATGHPRLAAAAAASLARLGVHEDPPVPGPGGAPAEGAAGRADGTGPAG
- a CDS encoding GNAT family N-acetyltransferase — protein: MTEADVDAVSAVRVQGWEAAYRGLMPQAYLDALSVAEDARRRRERFARRRPEAWEQVAERGGEVVGWLAAGPARDTDLAPGGALPAGAPPAAEVLALYVTPALLGTGVGRALLAAGTARAGARGFGTLSLWVVRGNARARRFYERAGFAPDGAEEAYDVGGWRVPEVRYRRPLP
- a CDS encoding SDR family NAD(P)-dependent oxidoreductase is translated as MAHTPLETTRVPHAPHRVVVITGAGTGIGRATARAFAAEGAHVVAVGRRPGPLAETAALAAGTDGAVTPYAADITADGAPEAVVRHAVETYGRLDVLVNNAAVVGDGALGSHTKESMASQMATNLIAPVLLTQEALPQLERAGGVVVNISTSVGQRGWPGNSVYAATKTGLELLTRSWAVELAPRGVRVVGVAPGAIDTPIGDHQGLTPERRAAVRAWQIEHTPMGRIGRPEEVAWAVTRLAAPEAAFVTGVILPVDGGAVVG
- a CDS encoding MerR family transcriptional regulator, coding for MRIGELADRTGTTPRALRKYETAGLIGSQRAANGYRVYDDRAAVRVRNIRYLLDAGLTLADVDCFRGCLDGDLSTAPPSPEGLRIARERLAVIDRRIAAQTAARDRLARALDTAPPAAATGA
- a CDS encoding Rv2578c family radical SAM protein; its protein translation is MRWDKLGEGPSALFGTDVVTRTVDTPEFRGITFHEVRARSIVNRVPGASRMPFEWTVNPYRGCSHACVYCFARRTHSYLDLDTGLGFDSQIVVKVNAPELLRRELAAARWRGDHIAMGTNVDCYQRAEGRYQLMPGIITALRDRANPFSILTKGTLILRDLELLRQAAEVTDIGISVSVGFLDQALWRTVEPGTPAPGRRLDVVRTLTSHGIPCGVLMAPVIPFLSDAPEQLRATVRAVAEAGADSVTPLVLHLRPGAREWFLAWLGHHHPHLVRRYEALYGGGSYAPTWYQRRITRQVHELAAEYGLGPFRPGRARRIPPRTEEAAQPDEVSQHGPQATQLTLL
- a CDS encoding SRPBCC family protein; this encodes MGQVEATTQREIAADPEDVFDALADYSGTRRQLLPEHFSEYEVREGGDGKGTLVHWKLQATSKRVRDCLLEVDEPTDGQLVEKDRNSSMVTTWVVTPAGEQRARVVVTTTWQGATGIGGFFERTFAPKGLARIYDALLANLAAHMEK
- a CDS encoding Clp protease N-terminal domain-containing protein — encoded protein: MTEPVRTTHPIRLDDLIEAIKKNQSDVLEQLSDAVIAADHLGEVADHLIGHFVDQARRSGASWTDIGKSMGVTKQAAQKRFVPKDPAGGSDLSPGQGFSRFTERARNVVVASQNEAHAAHNDEIRPEHLVLGLLCEPEALAMRAIAAQGVTAEALREAATAALPPAAESLPALTPFDAQSRKALELTYREALRLGHNYIGTEHLLLALLEQENGSGPLSGLGVDKAAAEAFVAKEVAAILAARMEK